In the Chroococcidiopsis sp. SAG 2025 genome, one interval contains:
- a CDS encoding Dps family protein: MRKLNIGLSEEQRTGVIELLNKDLANSYLLLIKTKKFHWDVVGPQFRSLHELWEEQYQTLTETIDSVAERVRALGGFPVGTAKGFVEYASIQEQADNVPLATEMVAQLVDDHELIIRNLREHIDKCSEEFHDEGTADFLTGLMEGHEEMAWMLRSFIEGEALQADGKKSELDKVPAMR, encoded by the coding sequence ATGCGTAAGCTAAACATTGGTTTATCTGAAGAACAACGCACAGGCGTAATCGAATTGTTGAACAAAGATCTAGCGAATTCCTACTTGCTATTGATCAAAACTAAAAAATTCCATTGGGATGTTGTTGGTCCCCAGTTTCGTTCTCTGCATGAATTATGGGAAGAACAATATCAAACCTTAACCGAAACCATTGATTCTGTCGCTGAGCGAGTTCGTGCTTTAGGTGGATTTCCTGTAGGTACAGCAAAAGGCTTTGTAGAGTACGCTTCTATCCAAGAGCAAGCTGATAATGTACCCCTAGCAACTGAAATGGTAGCTCAGTTGGTAGACGATCACGAGCTAATCATTCGTAACCTGCGCGAACATATTGACAAGTGTTCTGAAGAGTTTCATGACGAAGGTACGGCTGACTTCTTGACTGGTTTGATGGAAGGTCACGAAGAAATGGCTTGGATGCTACGTTCCTTCATCGAAGGTGAAGCACTGCAAGCAGATGGTAAGAAGTCAGAATTAGATAAAGTTCCTGCTATGCGTTAG
- a CDS encoding helix-turn-helix domain-containing protein translates to MSGIIAYSRSLTHHSTLIHHQLLSSQDYTHSLQQMMQRVGVSSYKALSQQAGVSEKQIRKLRRGEIEQMRVDVLLKLGQALGVSLWELIATYSAIAPNVKIVPTENSPPITELKREYERLQAELAKQKQELRKEFQLASLQAIESWLLQWPTAAQKAKENPELAAVKLLPLVKPIEQLLQQWDVEAIAPVGAEVEYDPQLHQLLSGSAQPGETVIVRYTGYRQGDKLLYRAKVSPM, encoded by the coding sequence TAGCCGATCGCTAACTCATCACTCAACATTGATTCACCACCAACTCCTATCAAGTCAAGATTACACCCATTCGTTGCAGCAAATGATGCAGCGGGTGGGTGTTTCCAGTTATAAGGCACTTTCCCAACAAGCAGGAGTATCGGAAAAACAAATTCGCAAGCTGCGACGGGGAGAGATCGAGCAAATGCGGGTAGATGTTTTACTCAAGCTCGGTCAAGCGTTAGGGGTATCATTGTGGGAGCTAATTGCCACTTACTCGGCGATCGCCCCTAATGTCAAAATAGTACCCACTGAGAATTCACCACCAATTACCGAATTAAAAAGAGAATACGAACGCTTGCAAGCAGAATTAGCCAAACAAAAACAGGAACTTAGAAAAGAATTTCAACTAGCCAGTTTACAGGCGATCGAATCGTGGTTGCTGCAATGGCCCACAGCCGCCCAAAAAGCTAAGGAAAATCCCGAGCTAGCAGCAGTCAAACTGTTACCATTGGTAAAACCAATCGAGCAGTTATTGCAACAATGGGATGTGGAAGCGATCGCGCCTGTTGGGGCTGAAGTAGAATACGATCCCCAACTCCATCAACTATTATCGGGCAGCGCCCAGCCAGGTGAAACAGTCATCGTGCGCTATACAGGCTATCGTCAAGGCGATAAGCTGCTCTATCGAGCCAAGGTCAGCCCAATGTGA